The following coding sequences are from one Manis pentadactyla isolate mManPen7 chromosome 13, mManPen7.hap1, whole genome shotgun sequence window:
- the LOC130680234 gene encoding olfactory receptor 14I1-like yields MSYDRYVAICHPLHYGSTVSPRFCTQASCGSWASGLVYSAVHTGTMFSHPFTESNVIHQFFCDVPQIMIIPSQAVQFSEFVALAVSACIVLLGFVILFASYVHIFSTVLHMHSVDAQNNALSTCSPQIATLTLFIITGLFAPLGPVLNSPSIQTLLTAMFYSMVFLLVNPIIFSLRNREIKSAVHRMLKKAFQFHRRDFIS; encoded by the coding sequence atgtcctatgaccgctatgtcgcCATCTGTCACCCTCTGCACTATGGGTCCACTGTGAGCCCCCGTTTCTGCACACAGGCGTCATGTGGCTCctgggccagtgggctggtctatTCTGCTGTCCACACAGGGACCATGTTCAGTCATCCCTTCACTGAGTCCAATGTGATTCACCAGTTTTTCTGTGATGTACCTCAGATTATGATCATACCATCCCAGGCTGTGCAGTTTTCTGAGTTTGTGGCCCTTGCTGTCAGTGCCTGCATTGTATTACTTGGTTTTGTCATCTTATTTGCCTCATATGTTCACATCTTTTCAACTGTGCTGCACATGCATTCTGTGGACGCCCAGAACAATGCTTTGTCCACCTGCTCCCCCCAGATAGCTACACTCACTCTGTTTATAATTACAGGATTGTTTGCTCCCTTAGGACCTGTTTTAAACTCACCAAGCATTCAAACCCTCCTCACAGCTATGTTCTACTCCATGGTGTTCCTCTTAGTCAACCCCATCATCTTTagcctgaggaacagagagattaAGTCTGCTGTGCATAGAATGTTAAAGAAAGCTTTCCAGTTCCATAGAAGAGATTTTATTTCTTAA